One genomic segment of Alicycliphilus denitrificans K601 includes these proteins:
- the cobT gene encoding nicotinate-nucleotide--dimethylbenzimidazole phosphoribosyltransferase has translation MQLIPDIPSIDDSALAARLQSRIDGKTKPLGALGRLEALALRLGLILGTEMPELRAPQMLVCAADHGLAARGVSAYPSDVTWQMVENFLAGGAAVSVLARQHGLVLTVADCGVAREVPARAAAPGAPRLVHCRVAAGTQDASGGPAMSAAQCAQALQNGRDIVRGLPGNVLLLGEMGIGNTSVASLLLARLAGVPLAECTGAGTGLDAAGIARKQAVLEQALAANAGATGPLDALAALGGFEVATLAGAVLQAASERRVIVVDGFITSAAVLVAARLAPAVLERCVFSHRSGERGHARMLEELRAEPLLDLGLRLGEGSGAALAWPLLESACRVLREMASFASAGVAGPSAS, from the coding sequence ATGCAATTGATTCCCGACATTCCTTCCATCGACGATTCCGCCCTCGCCGCGCGCCTGCAGTCGCGCATCGACGGCAAGACCAAGCCGCTGGGCGCCCTGGGGCGGCTGGAGGCGCTCGCGCTGCGGCTCGGGCTGATCCTGGGCACCGAGATGCCCGAGCTGCGCGCGCCGCAGATGCTGGTGTGCGCGGCCGACCACGGGCTGGCCGCGCGCGGCGTGTCGGCCTACCCGAGCGACGTGACCTGGCAGATGGTGGAGAACTTCCTGGCCGGTGGCGCGGCCGTGAGCGTGCTGGCGCGCCAGCACGGGCTGGTGCTCACCGTGGCCGACTGCGGCGTGGCGCGCGAAGTACCGGCGCGCGCCGCGGCGCCGGGGGCGCCGCGCCTGGTGCACTGCCGCGTGGCCGCGGGCACGCAGGACGCCAGCGGCGGCCCGGCCATGAGCGCGGCGCAATGCGCCCAGGCGCTGCAAAACGGCAGGGACATCGTGCGCGGCCTGCCGGGCAACGTGCTGCTGCTGGGCGAGATGGGCATAGGCAACACCTCCGTCGCCTCGCTGCTGCTGGCGCGCCTGGCCGGCGTGCCGCTGGCCGAGTGCACCGGCGCCGGCACGGGGCTGGACGCGGCGGGCATCGCGCGCAAGCAGGCCGTGCTGGAGCAGGCGCTGGCGGCCAATGCGGGCGCCACCGGGCCGCTGGACGCGTTGGCGGCCCTGGGCGGCTTCGAGGTCGCCACGCTCGCCGGCGCCGTGCTCCAGGCCGCCAGCGAGCGCCGCGTGATCGTGGTCGATGGCTTCATCACCAGCGCCGCAGTGCTGGTGGCCGCGCGCCTGGCGCCCGCCGTGCTCGAGCGCTGCGTGTTCTCCCACCGCTCGGGCGAGCGCGGGCATGCGCGCATGCTGGAGGAGCTGCGGGCCGAGCCGCTGCTCGACCTGGGCCTGCGCCTGGGCGAGGGCTCGGGCGCGGCGCTGGCCTGGCCGCTGCTCGAATCTGCCTGCCGCGTGCTGCGCGAGATGGCGAGCTTCGCGTCGGCCGGAGTGGCCGGGCCGAGTGCGTCTTGA